The DNA window TTTACTATATCTGGTGATGGTGTGATGCCCATCACGGGCGAGCGAAAGGGTCTCGAGTGTCTATCGGCGGTGTCGCCTCTCCTGCTGTTGAGAGCAATCTCACTGCAGCGGAGGGGTTTTGGAGTCTGATTGTCGATCGCGCGGAGAGGTCCGGCGGGCAGCCGATGCTGTCCGATGAGCACGGCAACTCGCTCACCTTTTCCGAGTTCCGGGTCAAGGCGGAGCGGGTCGCGGCCGCTCTTCATGCCGAGGGAATCGGCCGGGGAACGACAGTTGCCTGGCAGCTGCCGACGCGGATCAGCACCGCGCTGGTGATGGCGGCACTGGCCCGCCTCGGCGCGGTCCAAGCGCCGATCATCCCGATCTATCGGGAACGGGAAACCGGTGCCGCCGTTGCGACCTCGGCCGCCGAAGTGATCCTGGTGCCTGGCGCTTGGCGTGGTACGGACTACGTTGCGATGGCCGAAGGCTTGCCGGGGCACGCAAGCGTCATGACCATTGGTCTCGATGCGCCCGAGTCGGCAGACGTATCGTCGCTGCCGCCGGCGCCCGGCGTCTCAGAAGATGTGCGGTGGATCTACTTCACCTCGGGCTCCTCCGGACTTCCCAAGGGGGTGCGCCATGCCGATGGGTCGTTGCTCGCTGCGGCGCGCGGGTTCGCACTGCGTGGTGGGCTCGGGCAGCAGCCGGATGAAGTCGGTGGAGTCCCATTCCCGATCGCGCATGTCGGTGGCTTGATCTATCTGATGACGGTGCTGCTGGCAGGATTCCCTGCGGTACTTGTCGAGGCATTCGATCCGGCGGTGACCGCGGAGTTGTTCCGCAGGCACCGGGTGACCTTTACCGGGGGCAGCACCGTGTTCTACACGGCGCTACTCAATGAGCAGCGCAAGCTGGCGGCAGGGGAACAGTTGCTGCCGAGTCTGCGTCTGCTCAAGGGTGGTGGTGCGCCGTGTCCGCCGAGTGTGTATTACGCGGTGCGCACCGAGTTGCATTCCGCGCTCGCGCACGACTACGGGGCGACCGAGGTTCCGATGATCTGCGTGGCCTCACCCGGCGACACCGACGAGCAGCTGGCGCAGACCGAGGGCAGGCCGATACCCGGCAATCAGGTGCGGATCGTCGACGATGAGGTGGAGTTGCCGACCGGCAGGGATGGCGAGATTCAGGTCAAAGGCGCGGCGGTGTTTCGTGGATATACCGACCCTGCGCTGACTTCGGCGGCATTCACGGCCGATGGCTGGTTCCGTACCGGCGATCTCGGCCACCTCCGACCGGACGGGCATGTCGAGGTGACCGGTCGCCTGAAGGACATGATCATCCGCAAGGGCGAGAACATCGGCCCGGTCGAGGTGGAGGCGCTGATCGCCGAACATCCGGCGGTGGCCGAAGTCGCGGTGATCGGTCTGCCCGACGACGAGCGCGGCGAACTCGTGTGCGCGGTGATCACGACCCGACCGGCCGTGGCGGCGCCCACGTTGACCGATCTCGTCGATCAGTTGCGGGAGGCGGGCCTTATGCCGCAGAAACTGCCCGAGCGGCTCGAGATCGTCGACGAACTTCCCAAGACCGGGATCGGGAAGCCGGACAAGCAGTCCTTGCGCCGTCGGTTCGT is part of the Nocardia sp. NBC_00565 genome and encodes:
- a CDS encoding class I adenylate-forming enzyme family protein, whose protein sequence is MVDRAERSGGQPMLSDEHGNSLTFSEFRVKAERVAAALHAEGIGRGTTVAWQLPTRISTALVMAALARLGAVQAPIIPIYRERETGAAVATSAAEVILVPGAWRGTDYVAMAEGLPGHASVMTIGLDAPESADVSSLPPAPGVSEDVRWIYFTSGSSGLPKGVRHADGSLLAAARGFALRGGLGQQPDEVGGVPFPIAHVGGLIYLMTVLLAGFPAVLVEAFDPAVTAELFRRHRVTFTGGSTVFYTALLNEQRKLAAGEQLLPSLRLLKGGGAPCPPSVYYAVRTELHSALAHDYGATEVPMICVASPGDTDEQLAQTEGRPIPGNQVRIVDDEVELPTGRDGEIQVKGAAVFRGYTDPALTSAAFTADGWFRTGDLGHLRPDGHVEVTGRLKDMIIRKGENIGPVEVEALIAEHPAVAEVAVIGLPDDERGELVCAVITTRPAVAAPTLTDLVDQLREAGLMPQKLPERLEIVDELPKTGIGKPDKQSLRRRFVTS